A window of the Roseburia sp. 831b genome harbors these coding sequences:
- a CDS encoding T7SS effector LXG polymorphic toxin — translation MEGFQINYTDIYDLFWEYKTNLENLMNKIDTCENCINFFIKNAVFTGETGDAVKSYLTDVHITMLSSIRVTAQNLLDNMTLYKAGYYDIDNSTNFKLSEEAIRAFRTKLSTNYSDTESYTGKIQGAVSGISDISGVGTPSTNGVLELHEQLDQELLNLITEVQNHESSTVTALENSVELLLSSLNTCIAKIGLNTAAIASYESNSFYTDKDVYALANISELFYQQHEDNKDVYDAICEAEQNLKDAAEERETQGVWKTVGGVVLVGVGVACIIATAGAASPIVAAVGVAVGTGTTIFGAADSAEGAQDIYYGSIGDIDSTAVNDLKDVVFQGNEEAYYLTESVFAFAASAMIPIGQAASAGNLTFRSGATIVAKEGIATAAGAGAQKYTTDLTGNQTAGMIAGMAASMATAKGLNGIEAGAKKLAKPKLGDVGTDGGAVLNDVGDGASVKSGIIGYNYLDDQLGSLKDKVKINQYQSAESVNDWWGVRGYKSPYKEKTVVQNITLTEDTKFVRVYDGVNSHLEGGWVMRAEDIKGLTSKEIQAKFALEHEPIFIGEVELKAGDTIRLGEVGPNFGFDGGGVQIDLQQQWIGDFAEIGKIEDWR, via the coding sequence ATGGAAGGGTTTCAAATTAATTATACAGATATCTATGATTTGTTCTGGGAATACAAGACAAATTTAGAGAATCTGATGAATAAAATTGATACTTGTGAGAACTGCATTAATTTTTTTATAAAAAATGCAGTGTTTACCGGAGAAACAGGAGATGCAGTAAAAAGTTATCTGACCGATGTACATATCACAATGCTTTCAAGTATAAGAGTCACAGCGCAGAACCTGCTTGACAACATGACATTATACAAAGCCGGGTATTATGATATTGACAATTCTACAAATTTTAAACTTAGCGAAGAGGCAATCCGTGCATTCCGGACAAAACTGAGCACCAATTATTCGGATACGGAGTCATATACCGGGAAAATACAGGGAGCAGTTTCTGGCATTTCGGATATATCGGGTGTTGGTACACCAAGTACGAATGGTGTATTAGAACTACATGAGCAGTTGGATCAGGAATTATTAAATCTTATCACAGAAGTTCAGAACCATGAGAGCAGTACCGTGACAGCACTGGAGAATTCCGTGGAATTGTTACTATCGAGTCTGAATACCTGTATTGCAAAAATCGGATTGAACACAGCTGCAATTGCAAGTTATGAAAGCAACAGTTTTTATACAGATAAGGACGTGTATGCACTTGCCAATATCAGTGAACTGTTTTATCAGCAGCATGAAGACAATAAAGATGTATATGATGCAATCTGTGAAGCGGAACAGAACCTAAAGGATGCAGCAGAAGAACGTGAGACGCAGGGAGTGTGGAAGACCGTTGGCGGAGTCGTATTGGTTGGTGTTGGGGTGGCATGTATTATTGCAACTGCAGGTGCAGCGTCGCCCATTGTTGCAGCGGTTGGAGTGGCTGTGGGAACCGGAACGACTATTTTTGGAGCAGCAGATTCTGCGGAAGGTGCCCAGGATATTTATTATGGAAGCATCGGAGATATTGACAGTACCGCAGTAAATGATTTAAAAGATGTGGTATTCCAGGGAAATGAGGAAGCATATTATCTGACAGAAAGTGTCTTTGCGTTTGCAGCATCCGCAATGATTCCAATCGGTCAGGCGGCCTCAGCAGGAAATCTGACATTCCGGAGTGGGGCGACAATTGTTGCAAAAGAAGGAATCGCAACAGCAGCAGGTGCAGGAGCCCAGAAGTATACGACGGATTTAACCGGAAACCAGACCGCAGGAATGATAGCGGGTATGGCAGCAAGTATGGCAACTGCGAAAGGATTGAATGGAATTGAAGCAGGAGCGAAGAAACTGGCGAAACCGAAGCTTGGAGATGTGGGAACTGATGGTGGCGCAGTGTTAAATGATGTAGGTGATGGTGCTTCTGTAAAAAGTGGTATAATCGGATATAACTACTTAGATGACCAATTAGGTAGTTTAAAAGATAAAGTAAAGATAAATCAATATCAATCGGCAGAAAGTGTCAATGATTGGTGGGGAGTAAGAGGTTATAAATCACCTTATAAAGAAAAAACTGTTGTACAAAATATAACGTTGACGGAAGATACAAAATTTGTTCGTGTGTATGATGGGGTGAATTCGCATTTAGAGGGTGGATGGGTTATGAGAGCCGAGGACATCAAGGGACTTACCTCAAAGGAAATTCAAGCAAAATTTGCATTAGAGCATGAACCTATATTTATTGGTGAAGTAGAATTAAAAGCAGGAGATACAATACGTCTAGGTGAAGTTGGACCTAATTTTGGATTTGATGGTGGTGGAGTACAAATAGATTTGCAACAGCAATGGATTGGTGATTTTGCTGAGATTGGAAAAATTGAAGACTGGAGGTAA
- a CDS encoding T7SS effector LXG polymorphic toxin — MNKIDTCENCINFFIRNAVFTGETGDAVKSYLTDVHITMLSSIRVTAQNLLDNMTLYKAGYYDIDNSTNFKLSEEAIRAFRTKLSTNYSDTESYTGKIQGAVSGISDISGVGTPSTNGVLELHEQLDQELLNLITEVQNHESSTVTALENSVELLLSSLNTCIAKIGLNTAAIASYESNSFYTDKDVYALANISELFYQQHEDNKDVYDAICEAEQNLKDAAEERETQGVWKTVGGVVLVGVGVACIIATAGAASPIVAAVGVAVGTGTTIFGAADSAEGAQDIYYGSIGDIDSTAVNDLKDVVFQGNEEAYYLTESVFAFAASAMIPIGQAASAGNLTFRSGATIVAKEGIATAAGAGAQKYTTDLTGNQTAGMIAGMAASMATAKGLNGIEAGAKKLAKPKLGDVGADGGAVLNDADVGSGVKSGSPTQGYSNFADGMSPEDATGYVLNNEKAFFNEFSERASAAGLSDTQIAEAFDAMRNGDYAKMATYFDTSSPVDGAVFWSGNKEGAAAYANSIGGTIMEQTPGGQVFDNWRGVGGMYPEWDTPTNLAQKPIWDALSSQYANGAEGIATYAHPDGYVGKVWSNIEKPILEENDIIIQEVIIDAK; from the coding sequence ATGAATAAAATTGATACTTGTGAGAACTGCATTAATTTTTTTATAAGAAATGCAGTGTTTACCGGAGAAACAGGAGATGCAGTAAAAAGTTATCTGACCGATGTACATATCACAATGCTTTCAAGTATAAGAGTTACAGCGCAGAACCTGCTTGACAACATGACATTATACAAAGCCGGGTATTATGATATTGACAATTCTACAAATTTTAAACTTAGCGAAGAGGCAATCCGTGCATTCCGGACAAAACTGAGCACCAATTATTCGGATACGGAGTCATATACCGGGAAAATACAGGGAGCAGTTTCTGGCATTTCGGATATATCGGGTGTTGGTACACCAAGTACGAATGGTGTATTAGAACTACATGAGCAGTTGGATCAGGAATTATTAAATCTTATCACAGAAGTTCAGAACCATGAGAGCAGTACCGTGACAGCACTGGAGAATTCCGTGGAATTGTTACTATCGAGTCTGAATACCTGTATTGCAAAAATCGGATTGAACACAGCTGCAATTGCAAGTTATGAAAGCAACAGTTTTTATACAGATAAGGACGTGTATGCACTTGCCAATATCAGTGAACTGTTTTATCAGCAGCATGAAGACAATAAAGATGTATATGATGCAATCTGTGAAGCGGAACAGAACCTAAAGGATGCAGCAGAAGAACGTGAGACGCAGGGAGTGTGGAAGACCGTTGGCGGAGTCGTATTGGTTGGTGTTGGGGTGGCATGTATTATTGCAACTGCAGGTGCAGCGTCGCCCATTGTTGCAGCGGTTGGAGTGGCTGTGGGAACCGGAACGACTATTTTTGGAGCAGCAGATTCTGCGGAAGGTGCCCAGGATATTTATTATGGAAGCATCGGAGATATTGACAGTACCGCAGTAAATGACTTAAAAGATGTGGTATTCCAGGGAAATGAGGAAGCATATTATCTGACAGAAAGTGTCTTTGCATTTGCAGCATCCGCAATGATTCCAATCGGTCAGGCGGCTTCGGCAGGAAATCTGACATTCAGGAGTGGAGCAACAATCGTTGCAAAAGAAGGAATTGCGACAGCAGCAGGTGCAGGAGCCCAGAAGTATACGACAGACCTAACCGGAAACCAGACCGCAGGAATGATAGCAGGTATGGCAGCAAGTATGGCAACTGCGAAGGGGTTGAATGGAATTGAAGCAGGAGCAAAGAAACTGGCGAAACCGAAGCTTGGGGATGTGGGAGCTGACGGTGGCGCAGTGTTAAATGATGCGGATGTGGGTTCGGGTGTAAAGAGTGGCTCGCCAACACAGGGATATTCGAATTTTGCTGATGGAATGTCACCAGAAGATGCTACAGGATATGTTTTAAATAATGAAAAGGCGTTCTTTAATGAGTTTTCTGAAAGAGCAAGTGCGGCAGGGTTGAGCGACACGCAAATTGCAGAAGCCTTTGATGCAATGAGAAACGGTGATTATGCAAAGATGGCAACATATTTTGATACTTCATCACCAGTTGATGGTGCAGTATTTTGGAGTGGCAATAAAGAAGGCGCTGCTGCATACGCAAACAGCATTGGCGGAACCATAATGGAGCAAACTCCGGGTGGGCAAGTATTTGACAATTGGAGAGGAGTGGGCGGCATGTATCCTGAATGGGATACGCCCACGAATCTAGCCCAGAAACCAATATGGGATGCCCTGTCAAGTCAATATGCAAATGGCGCAGAAGGAATTGCGACATATGCACATCCTGATGGCTATGTGGGAAAAGTTTGGTCAAATATAGAAAAACCAATCCTAGAAGAAAATGATATTATTATTCAGGAGGTAATTATAGATGCAAAATAG
- a CDS encoding TNT domain-containing protein, with protein sequence MSLVVATAEGIVGTGTTIFGIADSAEGAQDIYYGSIGDIDSTAVNDLKDVVFQGNEEAYYLTESVFAFAASAMIPIGQAASAGNLTFRSGATIVAKEGIATAAGAGAQKYTTDLTGNQTAGMIAGMAASMATAKGLNGIEAGAKKLAKPKLGDVGADGGAVLNDADVDSAVKSGTTTISSADRIKIDAWDYTPSDELYLKYKKVFDNPKYYNQKTGAINWPQNDGFASKPIDEVLQPGTRIDRYGSDFGSFTSPEGIPYEMRAVAPETDLKPYSVFEVVEPINVKAGEIAPWFDEPGGGIQYLLPDTVDELLDAGILRRIK encoded by the coding sequence GTGTCACTGGTTGTTGCAACGGCAGAAGGAATCGTTGGAACTGGAACCACCATTTTTGGAATTGCAGATTCTGCGGAAGGTGCCCAGGATATTTATTATGGAAGCATCGGAGATATTGACAGTACCGCAGTAAATGATTTAAAAGATGTGGTATTCCAGGGAAATGAGGAAGCATATTATCTGACAGAAAGTGTCTTTGCATTTGCAGCATCCGCAATGATTCCAATCGGTCAGGCGGCATCAGCTGGAAATCTGACATTCCGGAGTGGAGCGACAATTGTTGCAAAAGAAGGAATCGCAACAGCAGCAGGTGCAGGAGCCCAGAAGTATACGACAGATTTAACTGGAAACCAGACCGCAGGAATGATAGCGGGTATGGCAGCAAGTATGGCAACTGCGAAAGGATTGAATGGAATTGAAGCAGGAGCGAAGAAACTGGCGAAACCAAAGCTTGGGGATGTGGGAGCTGACGGTGGCGCAGTGTTAAATGATGCGGATGTGGATTCGGCTGTAAAGAGTGGTACAACAACAATAAGCTCAGCAGATAGAATTAAAATTGACGCATGGGATTATACACCTAGTGATGAATTATATTTAAAATATAAGAAGGTATTTGATAATCCTAAATATTATAATCAAAAAACTGGTGCTATAAATTGGCCCCAAAACGATGGCTTTGCAAGTAAACCTATAGATGAAGTTTTACAACCTGGAACGAGAATAGACAGATATGGAAGTGATTTTGGTTCATTTACTTCACCAGAAGGGATTCCATATGAGATGAGAGCGGTAGCACCAGAAACTGATTTGAAACCATATAGTGTATTTGAAGTTGTTGAACCAATCAATGTGAAGGCTGGTGAAATAGCACCATGGTTTGATGAGCCAGGTGGAGGGATACAATATTTATTACCTGATACGGTAGATGAATTACTGGATGCAGGCATATTAAGGAGGATTAAGTAA
- a CDS encoding PP2C family protein-serine/threonine phosphatase has protein sequence MDTYITSFCTDVGIKKKVNQDSLCIKKALLKDKTVLMALVCDGMGGLSKGELASATVIRGFSDWFVKDLVSTQGDFDKIRKQWENLIISLNTKLWNYGKKNAAELGTTLTAILFVEGKEYLIAQVGDSRAYEIGQTINQITEDQSFVAREVKRGNMTKEQALVDPRRNVLLQCIGASKSVEPVFYEGQIGVRKGFLLCSDGFRHKVFEQEMFQALSGLEEASKEQIEEKLRQLVEENKKRGETDNITAVYIGKSTR, from the coding sequence ATGGACACATATATTACTAGTTTTTGTACTGACGTAGGAATTAAGAAGAAGGTAAACCAGGACAGCCTTTGCATCAAAAAGGCTTTATTAAAGGACAAAACAGTTCTAATGGCATTGGTATGCGACGGCATGGGCGGACTCAGCAAGGGAGAACTGGCCAGTGCAACAGTGATACGTGGATTTTCAGACTGGTTTGTAAAGGACTTAGTGTCTACGCAGGGTGATTTTGATAAGATACGAAAGCAGTGGGAAAACTTAATTATAAGTTTGAATACAAAATTATGGAATTATGGTAAGAAAAATGCGGCGGAGTTAGGAACAACTTTAACCGCAATTCTTTTTGTTGAGGGGAAAGAATACCTTATTGCGCAGGTAGGGGATTCACGCGCATATGAAATTGGACAGACAATAAATCAAATAACGGAAGATCAGTCATTTGTTGCCAGAGAGGTAAAAAGGGGCAACATGACAAAAGAACAGGCCTTGGTAGACCCCAGGAGAAATGTTCTTCTACAATGCATTGGTGCATCGAAAAGTGTAGAACCAGTGTTTTATGAAGGACAGATTGGGGTTCGCAAAGGCTTTCTTTTATGCTCAGATGGTTTTCGTCATAAGGTCTTTGAGCAGGAGATGTTTCAGGCATTGTCAGGGCTTGAGGAGGCATCAAAGGAGCAGATAGAAGAAAAATTACGACAATTGGTGGAAGAAAATAAAAAGCGCGGAGAGACGGATAATATTACAGCCGTTTACATAGGAAAAAGTACAAGATAA
- a CDS encoding serine/threonine-protein kinase, protein MAIVGTLIEGKYEILKMIGKGGMSEVYLAMDKNLNKQWAVKEIKKRARDKNNEVVVQSAIAEANMMKKLDHPCLPRIVDIIDKEDVIYVVMDYIEGEPLSKVLERNGAQPQETVIEWAQDLCGVLDYLHTQNPPIIYRDMKPANIMLQPNGNIKLIDFGIAREYKEHNLEDTVSLGTKGYAAPEQFGGKGQTDPRTDIYCLGVTLYHLVTGKNPCEPPYEIYPIRYWNPELSSGLESIILKCTRINPEERYQSCAELLYAIMHYEEADESYQRKQKKKLHVFYGMLAASFVSLGVGILGQVLKAHVNNNDYDNLLLQAEKSATDEEKIATYLDAVDIKPTDTQAYLGLIDAFKDDAVFSVEEENEFKKKINNNLSELRKQKDYADLAYEIGRLYWYYYDYGKTDTNDNQITRIKSSIQWFSDAYDYSTEDSDYHVITQVYKEIGQFTRDVTLNVEEASDKGTYAPYFENLENLLGVVEHEESEIVNLEVYQLCMNSIENYARKFKADGIEKKQLQTFFEEVSDKTGGIDTTTDKTDELKNEIIERESAAQDAIQNAYSEE, encoded by the coding sequence GTGGCAATCGTAGGAACGCTAATTGAGGGAAAATACGAAATCTTAAAAATGATTGGCAAGGGTGGAATGTCAGAGGTTTACCTTGCCATGGACAAAAACCTGAACAAACAGTGGGCGGTAAAGGAAATTAAAAAAAGAGCCCGTGATAAAAATAATGAGGTCGTTGTGCAATCTGCAATTGCGGAAGCAAATATGATGAAAAAGCTGGATCACCCATGTCTGCCTCGAATTGTTGACATCATTGACAAGGAAGATGTGATATATGTCGTGATGGATTATATCGAAGGGGAGCCTTTGAGTAAGGTTTTGGAGCGGAATGGTGCACAGCCACAGGAGACTGTCATTGAATGGGCGCAGGATTTATGTGGGGTTTTAGATTACTTACATACACAGAACCCACCAATTATTTACCGGGATATGAAACCGGCTAATATCATGTTACAGCCCAATGGAAATATCAAACTGATTGATTTTGGTATTGCAAGGGAATACAAGGAGCATAACTTAGAGGATACTGTTAGTTTGGGAACCAAAGGCTATGCTGCACCGGAGCAGTTCGGAGGAAAAGGGCAGACGGATCCAAGGACAGACATTTATTGCCTGGGTGTCACGTTATATCACCTCGTGACAGGTAAAAACCCATGTGAGCCACCATACGAGATTTACCCGATTCGTTATTGGAATCCGGAATTATCCTCCGGTTTGGAAAGTATTATTTTAAAATGTACCAGAATTAACCCGGAAGAACGTTATCAGTCATGTGCAGAACTTTTGTATGCAATCATGCATTATGAAGAGGCAGACGAATCTTATCAGAGAAAACAAAAGAAAAAGCTGCATGTGTTTTATGGCATGTTAGCAGCTTCCTTTGTAAGTCTGGGAGTTGGGATTTTAGGGCAGGTATTAAAGGCACATGTGAACAACAATGACTACGATAATTTGTTACTGCAGGCTGAAAAATCTGCAACGGATGAAGAAAAAATTGCAACCTATCTGGATGCGGTTGACATAAAACCAACAGACACGCAGGCATATCTCGGATTGATAGATGCATTTAAGGATGATGCAGTTTTTTCCGTGGAAGAGGAAAATGAATTTAAAAAGAAAATTAATAACAATTTAAGTGAACTTCGAAAACAGAAGGACTATGCGGACCTTGCGTATGAGATTGGCAGGTTGTATTGGTATTACTACGATTACGGAAAGACAGATACCAATGATAACCAGATTACCCGGATCAAGAGCTCTATTCAATGGTTTTCCGACGCATACGATTACAGTACAGAGGATTCTGATTATCATGTCATTACCCAGGTATATAAGGAAATCGGACAGTTTACAAGAGACGTCACACTGAATGTAGAAGAGGCATCGGACAAGGGCACTTACGCACCATATTTCGAAAACCTGGAAAACCTGCTTGGTGTTGTTGAGCATGAGGAAAGTGAGATTGTAAATCTTGAGGTCTATCAGCTTTGTATGAATTCCATTGAAAATTATGCAAGAAAATTTAAAGCAGATGGAATTGAAAAAAAACAGTTACAGACTTTTTTTGAGGAAGTATCAGATAAGACAGGCGGAATTGATACGACAACAGATAAGACAGATGAGCTGAAAAATGAAATTATAGAGCGGGAAAGTGCTGCACAGGACGCAATTCAAAATGCGTACAGCGAGGAATAG
- a CDS encoding FHA domain-containing protein: MSKYSISDKKNLIKITQKSIRKVPINERELAVFQENLLPGLFRPVVEGKHRIAYTAPQSIPLKSYIKKGLNIHKFYSIVAQVVEMTKKIEMYKFNLPNLVLDTGIIFVKETTGELFFLYEPLMSRENSINVYGFLEEVIKEIQTEDLELRNECKMFQEFLLNTANYRIEDIEQYILNRYPQIYQEIKRTESGKSGFIASSQLANRKHYAPSARMEQPYTPERQSYVPQQQAAERMPVPEEEPGTSLLMEEDGTTLLDEEDGTTLLNEQRMEAGLIRIKTGEYVQIYGSAFFIGKSADNSLCLSDNKAISRKHAVIYQNNGTFSIMDQGSTNHTFLRGEMLTPNCEAELCDGDVIRLADEEFEFKIEE; encoded by the coding sequence GTGTCAAAGTATAGCATTTCAGACAAAAAGAATTTGATAAAAATCACACAAAAAAGTATCAGAAAGGTTCCAATCAATGAGCGGGAACTGGCTGTTTTTCAAGAAAATCTTTTGCCCGGATTGTTTCGTCCGGTAGTGGAGGGAAAACATCGGATTGCGTACACGGCACCCCAGTCCATTCCATTAAAAAGCTATATCAAAAAGGGATTAAACATTCACAAATTTTACAGTATCGTTGCCCAGGTGGTAGAGATGACAAAGAAAATAGAAATGTATAAATTCAATCTGCCAAACCTTGTACTTGATACCGGAATCATTTTTGTAAAGGAGACAACCGGAGAACTGTTCTTCTTGTATGAGCCACTGATGAGCAGGGAGAACAGTATCAATGTGTATGGATTCTTAGAAGAAGTGATAAAAGAGATTCAGACGGAAGATTTAGAACTACGAAATGAATGTAAAATGTTTCAGGAGTTTCTTTTGAACACAGCAAATTACCGGATTGAAGATATTGAGCAATATATCTTAAACCGTTATCCGCAAATCTATCAGGAAATCAAACGGACAGAGAGTGGAAAAAGTGGGTTCATCGCTAGCTCCCAGCTTGCAAACAGAAAACATTACGCACCGTCCGCAAGGATGGAACAGCCCTACACTCCAGAGAGACAGTCTTATGTTCCACAACAACAGGCGGCAGAGAGAATGCCAGTACCGGAGGAAGAACCGGGAACCTCTCTTTTGATGGAAGAGGATGGAACCACCTTGTTAGATGAGGAAGATGGAACCACCTTATTGAATGAGCAGCGCATGGAGGCAGGTCTGATTCGAATTAAAACCGGGGAATATGTTCAAATTTATGGGTCAGCATTTTTCATTGGAAAGTCCGCAGACAATTCCCTGTGTCTAAGTGATAACAAAGCAATCAGTCGGAAACATGCTGTTATTTATCAGAACAATGGAACTTTTTCCATTATGGACCAGGGTTCCACCAATCACACGTTTCTTCGAGGGGAGATGCTTACACCAAACTGTGAGGCAGAGTTATGCGATGGGGATGTAATCCGGCTTGCAGACGAGGAATTTGAATTCAAGATAGAAGAATAG
- a CDS encoding FHA domain-containing protein, whose amino-acid sequence MEEFIENQVREVKNGIGTAYVLENNELFYDIGYKVMQNLDESCLLKCYRLKYNGKIKLVYFTSEYESIAQMIQRLTPDAAQNVVARMYEAFTQIENLGFLDVSYVDNRLDHIFVDPITNVVKIIYLPVNIPGRKKNKAVFENEIKAQLNQLAVSTPAMQTSVQPTMQASPQPAQKITTPVQPEAQNVQVPPQRNMECIQIQSLDGQIQFQVGHGDFVIGKSKDRVNGVIIGNPAVSRVHCKILYQNGTYFIVDMGSSNGTFLNGKRVSATEPLPIQNGSRIRIANIELMVRG is encoded by the coding sequence TTGGAAGAATTCATAGAAAATCAGGTAAGAGAAGTAAAAAATGGAATTGGAACAGCCTATGTCCTGGAGAATAATGAACTGTTTTATGACATCGGGTATAAGGTCATGCAGAATCTGGATGAAAGCTGCCTGCTAAAATGCTATCGCTTAAAATACAATGGAAAAATAAAATTAGTCTATTTTACCAGTGAGTATGAAAGCATTGCGCAGATGATTCAACGGTTGACACCAGATGCAGCACAAAACGTGGTGGCACGCATGTATGAGGCTTTCACTCAGATAGAAAATCTTGGATTTTTGGATGTCTCTTACGTAGATAACCGCCTGGACCATATTTTTGTAGACCCAATTACAAACGTAGTCAAAATTATTTATCTTCCGGTTAACATTCCGGGGAGAAAGAAAAATAAAGCTGTTTTTGAGAATGAGATAAAAGCGCAGCTAAATCAGCTGGCAGTAAGCACACCAGCCATGCAGACATCGGTGCAGCCAACGATGCAGGCATCTCCACAGCCAGCACAAAAGATTACGACACCAGTACAGCCGGAAGCACAGAATGTTCAGGTGCCTCCCCAGAGAAATATGGAATGCATCCAGATTCAGTCGCTGGATGGTCAGATTCAATTTCAGGTAGGGCATGGAGATTTTGTGATTGGAAAAAGCAAAGATAGAGTGAACGGTGTCATTATCGGCAATCCGGCGGTCAGTCGTGTGCATTGCAAGATTCTGTATCAAAATGGGACATATTTCATTGTGGATATGGGCAGCTCGAACGGAACCTTTTTAAATGGAAAAAGAGTGTCGGCTACAGAGCCGCTTCCGATTCAGAATGGAAGCAGAATCCGGATTGCAAATATAGAACTTATGGTGCGAGGATAG
- a CDS encoding AAA family ATPase — MSKPLIVLVDTDESYLATLENKFLVELGDKAELEIISDLQYYEQFFSTPVTAEIVVVDEKIDTHELQKHNIQNLFVLSESKETGGTENLAVSKVFKYLGIRELYNELTYKSAARLEEGENSERSTQVIALYSAAGGTGKTSLSVGLAECLARKHKRILYVNTESVQEFSFYLKDKSGMPNDGYRAIKEDATHIYQNIRFFLRKENFTYLPPFLSTLDARNLSFDIYAKIISGAKESGEYDFIIVDIEAGYEQSRIQLLQEADKVMLITMQDIMSTCKMEYMMHCLDFRDREKYMVIMNRYDAETENAYLQSELQTQFPVKEYVDKAAAALETAEQLAGLDGIIKISYMFI; from the coding sequence ATGAGTAAACCATTGATTGTGCTTGTAGATACGGATGAATCCTATCTTGCAACGTTAGAAAATAAATTTTTAGTAGAGTTAGGGGATAAAGCGGAACTCGAAATCATATCAGATTTGCAATATTATGAACAGTTTTTCTCCACACCGGTGACAGCAGAGATTGTAGTTGTGGATGAAAAAATAGATACACATGAGTTGCAAAAACACAATATCCAGAACCTGTTTGTACTTTCTGAAAGCAAGGAAACAGGTGGAACAGAGAATTTAGCTGTATCAAAAGTATTTAAGTATCTTGGTATCCGTGAACTGTACAACGAATTAACCTACAAGAGTGCGGCAAGGCTTGAGGAAGGTGAAAATTCAGAGCGGTCAACACAGGTTATCGCACTGTATTCGGCAGCAGGTGGAACCGGAAAGACAAGTCTCTCCGTCGGATTAGCGGAATGTCTTGCAAGAAAACACAAGCGAATCCTGTATGTAAATACGGAATCCGTTCAGGAATTTTCCTTCTATTTAAAAGATAAAAGTGGAATGCCAAACGATGGTTACCGCGCTATTAAGGAGGATGCGACTCACATTTATCAGAATATCCGTTTTTTCCTGCGAAAAGAGAACTTCACGTATCTGCCTCCGTTTTTATCAACGCTGGATGCAAGAAATCTTTCATTTGATATTTACGCAAAGATTATTTCCGGCGCAAAAGAAAGTGGCGAATATGATTTTATTATTGTGGATATTGAAGCCGGATACGAGCAGAGCAGAATTCAGTTGCTGCAAGAGGCCGACAAGGTAATGTTAATCACGATGCAGGATATTATGTCAACCTGCAAGATGGAATACATGATGCACTGTCTGGATTTTCGGGATCGTGAAAAGTACATGGTCATCATGAACCGGTATGATGCAGAAACTGAAAATGCATACTTACAGTCTGAATTGCAGACGCAGTTCCCGGTAAAGGAATATGTAGATAAAGCGGCAGCAGCCTTAGAAACTGCGGAACAGTTAGCGGGATTAGACGGAATCATCAAAATCTCATACATGTTTATATAG
- a CDS encoding EsaB/YukD family protein — protein sequence MEEKAVVVFINQESKKQVDLEIPLEITANDLVLALNEAYGLGIDTNDIFNCYLVAENPIAFLRGNKTLKEFGIRNGSYIIYRRG from the coding sequence ATGGAAGAAAAAGCAGTCGTAGTATTTATAAATCAGGAAAGTAAAAAGCAGGTAGATCTTGAAATACCGCTTGAAATTACCGCAAATGATCTGGTACTTGCATTAAATGAGGCATACGGACTTGGAATCGATACCAACGATATTTTTAACTGTTACCTCGTAGCGGAAAATCCAATTGCATTTTTAAGAGGAAATAAGACACTCAAAGAATTCGGAATCCGCAATGGTTCCTACATTATTTATCGGAGAGGCTAA